TCCGTCAGTATCAAGTTCCACTGCAGAAGTATATCGCTATGATTGATCTTCAGGGGAGAAATGAAAAGCTATTCTACAAGCTTCTTATTGAACATGTTGAGGAATTACTTCCGGTTGTCTATACTCCTACTGTCGGTGAAACTTGCCAGAAATATGGAAGCATCTTTACGCAACCACAGGGTCTTTTCATAAGTTTGAAAGAAAAGGGCAAGATTCTTGAAGTATTAAGGAACTGGCCTGAGAAGAATATTCAAGTCATTGTTGTCACTGATGGAGAGCGGATCCTAGGGCTTGGGGATCTTGGCTGTCATGGAATGGGTATTCCTGTGGGTAAACTTGCTCTATACACGGCACTTGGAGGAGTTCGTCCTTCTGCTTGCTTGCCTGTAACCATTGATGTTGGTACAAACAATGAGAAGCTGTTGAATGATGAGTTCTACATAGGGCTGAGGCAAAAGAGGGCTACTGGGCAGGAATATG
Above is a window of Malus sylvestris chromosome 15, drMalSylv7.2, whole genome shotgun sequence DNA encoding:
- the LOC126602706 gene encoding NADP-dependent malic enzyme 4, chloroplastic-like — encoded protein: MMSLNRSCFLGKPGIAGSSSPFSQSQKRRSTSLKVVAVVPKVRTSDRNGSVVMENPLQDVKAESEVFELKSTVHGGVQDVYGEDTATEDQLVTPWSVSVASGYTLIRSPHHNKGLAFTEKERDAHYLRGLLPPIVISQELQVKKMINSIRQYQVPLQKYIAMIDLQGRNEKLFYKLLIEHVEELLPVVYTPTVGETCQKYGSIFTQPQGLFISLKEKGKILEVLRNWPEKNIQVIVVTDGERILGLGDLGCHGMGIPVGKLALYTALGGVRPSACLPVTIDVGTNNEKLLNDEFYIGLS